CTGATCGTCGAGCGCTGGGCGCACCGCCACGGCCGGCCGCTCCAGATCTCCTACACGCTCCCGGTCGAGCCGGCGGGCCTCGAGGCCGACGGCCTGGCCGTGCTCCGCGACGCCGTCCGCGTCGGCACCCGCGTCGACGTCGTGAACATCATGAGCTTCGACTACTACGACGGCGTGACGACCGACATGGGCGCGGCGGCGATCAGCGCGGCGCGCGGCCTGCACCGCCAGCTGCACCGGCTGTATCCGCACCGCAGCAGCCGGCGGCTGTGGGGGATGGTGGGCGTGACGATCCTGCCGGGCATCGACGACTACCCGCGCAAGACCGAGGTCACGTACCTCCGCGACGCGGCCCGGCTGCGGCGGTTCGCGGAGCGCGTCGGGATCGGCACGCTCTCGATGTGGGCGATCGAGCGCGACAACGGCGCCTGCCCGGGCCGGATCGACTCCAACACCTGCTCGGGCATCGCCCAGGCGCCCTGGGCGTTCACGCACCTGCTCCAGCCCTTCACCTCGGCGCCGCCGCGGTGAGCGGCCTGCGCGTGGTCGGCGCCGGCCTCGGCCGCACCGGCACGAACTCGCTCAAGCTCGCGCTCGAGCGCCTCACCGGCGGGCCCTGCTACCACATGATCGAGCTGTTCGCGAACCCCGGCGACCTGGCGCAGTGGCGCGGCGCCCTGCACGGCGACCCACCCGACTGGCGCACGTTCCCCGCGGGCTACACGGCCACCGTCGACTGGCCGGCGTGTGCCTTCTGGGCCGGGCTCGCCGACGCGTACCCCGACGCGATCGTGCTGCTCTCGGTGCGCGCCTCCGCCGATCAGTGGTGGCGCAGCTTCGAGGCGACGATCCATGCGGGACTGTCGCGGCCCGTACCGGCCGACCAGCCGGAGTGGGCGGAGCGGCGGGAGGTCACCCTCGAGATGCTCGACCGCACGTTCACGCCCAGGTGGCGCGAGCGCGAAGGCGCGATGGCCGGCTACGAGGCGCACAATGCGGCCGTCCGCGAGGCGGTGCCGGCCGGCCGGCTCGTCGAATGGCGGGCGGGCGACGGCTGGGAGTCGATCTGCACAGCGCTCGGCGTCCCTGTCCCGGAGGAGCCGTTCCCGCACGTGAATACGACCGCGGAGTTCCAGGCGGCCGACCAGCCGTCGCCCGAGTGAACGGCGGCTAGTAGAGCTCCTGGTGGTAGCGCGCGACCATCGCGGTCTGCGACTCCGCCGCGCCCGAGCCGGTCTGGTCGCGCAGCATCTCGCCGAGCGTCGGCAGCTCCGACCGGTCGATCTGCGCCTCTGCGCTCCAGAGGTGTGAGCGCATGAGCGCCTTGGCGCAGTGCAGATAGGCCTCGCGCACGGTGATCCGCAGCACGACGGCC
This Gaiellales bacterium DNA region includes the following protein-coding sequences:
- a CDS encoding chitinase — its product is MGVHRLRTLVIAGLGLVPALVLAAGVESGPSSAAGTSRTLPAHVFAPYFETWTTNRLIRVAGRSGARDFTLAFVQAPQRGSCTPTWNGDPADPTAAGRYLPGLAALRRLGGDVIPSFGGYSADHALTEIADSCPSVRRLAHAYESVVRTYGAIRLDMDVEDRSLAHAAGIDRRNRALLIVERWAHRHGRPLQISYTLPVEPAGLEADGLAVLRDAVRVGTRVDVVNIMSFDYYDGVTTDMGAAAISAARGLHRQLHRLYPHRSSRRLWGMVGVTILPGIDDYPRKTEVTYLRDAARLRRFAERVGIGTLSMWAIERDNGACPGRIDSNTCSGIAQAPWAFTHLLQPFTSAPPR
- a CDS encoding sulfotransferase; the protein is MSGLRVVGAGLGRTGTNSLKLALERLTGGPCYHMIELFANPGDLAQWRGALHGDPPDWRTFPAGYTATVDWPACAFWAGLADAYPDAIVLLSVRASADQWWRSFEATIHAGLSRPVPADQPEWAERREVTLEMLDRTFTPRWREREGAMAGYEAHNAAVREAVPAGRLVEWRAGDGWESICTALGVPVPEEPFPHVNTTAEFQAADQPSPE